CTTGGATGCGATTTTTATCCAAATAAAGCTGAATTGTGCCAGTTTCATCTTGCAAGGTGAAGAAAGCCAGTTTACCGAAAACGCGACGCGCCATAATGCGTCCAGCGATCGCAACTTCTAAATCAACTTCTTCACCACTGGCTAAATCGGCAAACTGTTCTTGCAACTGTGCTGCATGATGGGTAGATTCCCAGCGATAGGCGTAGGGATTAGTCCCTAGCTGCTTGAGTTGTTCTACTTTTTCCAGCCTTGCGGCTCGGATATCTTCTTCCGACATGGTAACGAACTAAATAGGGCAAGATTAATTATAGATGCTGCAAAAGTTGAGAGTAAGAGATATTTGCACTTTGCAGATGATAATATCGCCAAACCAAATACAATGACACAAACTAGAGTGCGCTTGTGGAATGTAGATGAATATCACCGGATGCTTGAGACGGGTATTATTACAGCCGATGAACGGGTAGAACTGATTGATGGGCAAGTTATCCCCATGAGTGCGAAAAATCCCCCCATGCAGCGACAACGCTGTGTGCGTCTGATTATCTCAAGAGAGCGCTAGCAGAAGTTGCCTTAGTTCGGGTGCAAGATCCCATTCAGTTAAGCCAATACTCGGAACCTGAACCAGATATTGCCGTTGTCCGCATTGATGCGCGAAAGTACATCGATCGTCATCCTGCACCCAATGAAATCTTTTTATTGATTGAGGTAGCAGATACAACGCTAGACACCGATCGCAAACAGAAAGCACCTTTATATGCTAAGGCAGGAATTGCTGACTACTGGATTTTGGATGTGAATCAGCGTCAGGTTTTTGTTTTGGGCGAACCACTTTTGCAAGGCTACAATCAACAATTGATTTTGCAGGACTATACAACGTTATCCTTGATTGCATTTCCAGAAATTGAAGTTCAGATTAATCAACTGTTTCCATAAGTTAGCTAACAGAATTTGAGTATGAAATTTTTTAAATAAAAAGTGCGTAGGTGTAGCCCGTCGTAGACATCGCTCGATCGCATTTTATCCAAAAGACTCTCATATAAAATATGATTGATATCTTCTATGACAACGATTCAATAATCTAATGTAAAAGTCAAACCTTTATTTACGATCTACTGTTAGCGAATGCCTAGATGAAATTGCTTTCATTTTCAAGTTAGTAAATTGCACGATCGCCTTTACAAAATCTTGCTGTTCTGGTTGCAAATGCAGTTTTTCTAGGGCTTGATTGATATTATTACCAGCCCGGAGATGGTGATTAAGTTGGGCACGTTGCGATGTGTTTAAGACTGCCTCAATTTCTCTGTTTCTTCGCTGACGCACAGCCTGGAGTTCTTGGCGTTGTAAGGGAGTCAGGTTAATCTCCGAGGAGGTGGAGTAGCTTGCAGTTTTGGTAGTTTGGGCGGAAATAACACCAAAAGTACTATGGAGTTGAACGGGTGCAGCTAAGGCAATTCCTGGCATGGAAAGGACAAGAGCTAGAATAGCAGCGAACACAGAAAGCCGTTTTGTCAAGTGAATTGCCATATTCAGAAATGCCTACATCTAATTTAATGCTGAGATATAGTTAAGCAATTTTCAAGCCTTAATTTTGAATCTTGAATTTATCCACCCCCAAGAGGATGGTAGTTCAGGTAGAAAATATTATCCGCTTTAAGGGAATCCAAAAAAACTAGAAGGGCAAACTTAACCAAATTATTTTTGCTAAAATCTAGACTCAAATTCAAGTTGTTACAAAATCATCACTTAATTGCTCATTTCTGTTAATCTGTCAATGCGTAAGTCCTGCAAGTAGCTCGTGATTTTATTTTAGAACACCTATCACAGAAGTTAGGCTTGATTGCATAATATCAATTATTTGTCAATGTGTAAGTTCTAAATTTAATTTCTGGAAATCCCTCAGACAAAGTATGTGCTAAAAGAGATATAAATAGTGCATTAGGCAAATCTAACGCACTATTATATATAACTTCATTTAGCACTCAAAACTACTCAGACCTTTTCATTCTGTCGATTTCGCGTTGTAATTCTTCAATTTGACGGCGCAAAGTTTCTGTTTCATTTGCGGCAGATTCTGCTTTAACATTTACCGAGCCAGAAGCAGGCGATCGCTGATAATTTCCTCGGCGAATTTGCTGATATTCTTCGGATACTGCCCACGCCCGTAAGTAATGCAGCCGTTCCACTGGGAAAGGATGACTCAACATCGTACCCTGAGCGCCATTGTATATCAAAAATTTATATATCTGATTCAGTCCATCTTCATCCAGTGCCTGATAATTTTCTGACTGCTTGATAAACTCTTGTAAACTACATTCATTGGCATATTTGTGACTACCGCCAGAGAGTTTCATCATGGTTGACATTACCGGATTCAAGTCATCCATCACCAGTAATGCGGCGCGATCTGACGATAACTCGGCTTTGCGCCGCCACTCAAAAAAGGCGTAAATCAAGCCTTGTGTTACAAGATTACCGAGGTCAAAGGTCAATTCGCCCAAGGCAGAAGCAGCACTCATCGCCCACATCGCCATTTGAATTAAAATAGTATGACCACATTTAATATGCCCCAGTTCATGGGCTAGCACCGCCCGAATCTCAGCTTCGTCTAGTAAGTCCAGTATCCCTGTATTTATGACTATGTAAGGATTCTCTTGCCCCAGCGCATAGCTATTAGCTTGGGGATCTTGCGAGACAAACAGCGCGGGTTCTGGGTAAATGTCCAAATCTCGGACGCATTCCCGAAACATCTGGTAAATAGTGGAATACTGACGCGGCCCGACTTGGATGGTGTTACCCATTAGATAGACTAATTGAGGGCGTTCGTAGATAAATTCCACAAATTTACGAGCGATTAAATCAAATCCCGGTAAATTTCGTAAAGCTTGCTCGGCTTGGCGATCTAGTGGATGCCTGAAGGCTTCGCTGGAAATTCCTGTGTAAGTTGGCATAATTCAGGGTATTGGGTGATTGGTAATTTGTCATTGGTCATTGGTCATTAGTCATTAGCAAAGGACAACTGAACAAAGGACAAATAACAAATGACAAGATAATAGAAATGGGGCAATTGGAAGTAAAAATCACTTTGTATGGAATTAAAAGCGTGTGATTGAGGCAGAAGTTCATTTGTCACTACATAACTTTTTGCGATCGCAAGCGGGGTTCCCTTCCTGGCCCCATCATTTGACGATGGCACGGTTGGTAGCACGCGCCTTGCGCCTGGGACGTAGTGCCCTAATTCAAGTAGGAGCGGTTTGTGGCTATCAAGGGCGGTATCGCACTAGTTTTGTAGCATCAGCCCTAATGTGGCACGGCCCTGTAATTATTGTTGCTCAAGAACCAGTGCAGCAACTTCTGCTGCGGATAGAAATTCCGCGTCTACAGCAGTGGCTACCAGCCAATAAATCAATTAGAACAGGTGACGCTTGGCCTGATGCTGAGTTCCAAGGGCTACTTTTAACCTCTCCAGAAGCTTGGTTAAGAGGACAATTTGCTGGTGGCGATCGCTTTCCCCAAGGCATCCCCACAATTATTGATGGGGTAGACGATCTCGAAGATTGGGTACGTCATCAACTTACCCAAGATATTCAACCCCATGATTGGGACGAACTCATATTGGCTTGTCCAAATCAAGCTGAGGCAATTAGCGAAGCACGGATACAACTGACGCACGAACTTTTTCAGCATCCTGTTAATCCATATCACTGCTATCTAATTTCCCAGCCAGAAATAGAGATTTTAAGCCGTCTTTGTTTAGCTTTAGAGTCAGTACCATCACTACCAGAACCGTGGAAACAATTCTGGCAACAATTTCAAACCCTTGATGAAAATCTTTCCCCCCCTGCCTCCCCTGCTCCCCCTCCCCTCTTCTGGGCGACCATAGCCCATAGACAAGGTTTATTTTCTTTGCACTATGCCCCAATGGAATTAAGAGAAATCCTCTTACCCTTATGGCAGCGACAACCAGTAGTTTTGATTGGCAGTGCCATAGAACCAGAAACAGAGGCTCCTCTTTTTCGACAGCGCCTTGGTTTGGAAGATTTAACTTGTCTAAAATTCTCCTCGGAGAGTCAAGCGGAAGCAATTCAACTTTATGTACCCTATAAATTGCCTCTACCTAACACGCCAGAATTTCAAGCGGCATTTATTCACAAAGTCCGCACACTGGTTTGTCTGAGTGCTACAGCACCAGGATTAACGGTTGTTTTGGTGGGAGATGTACCACTCAAGGCTCAAGTGGCGACAATTTTGGCTTCAGAGTTTGGTTCGCGGGTGCAGGTAGAAAAAACTTGTTTAGATGAAAATGGTATTTTGATTAGTGGTTGGGAATTTTGGCGAGAACATCAACGAGTTTTGCCAGCACCCCATTTGTTAATTATTGCTACTTTGCCTTTGCCATCTTTAGAAAATCCGCTTGTAGCTGGTAGGGTAGCTCTTTATAAGCGATCGCATCAAGATTGGTTTCGTTTATATTTATTGCCAGCAGCCTTGAATGAATTACAAAGAGCGATCGCGCCAGTCCGAGAAAGTCAAGGCATTGTTGCTTTACTTGACAGTCGTGTAGTTAATCGTAGCTACGGCGCTCAAATTCTTACTGCCTTAAGCCCTCTGGCACGTATTAACTATCTCGACCCAAGTTTGTTTTCTAATACCGATGAGGAAAATTCCGCTTAAAATCATTCTCATGAGTGCTGTTAGCGTTAGCGGGGCCCCTAGCTGAGTAAGGAATCTCACTTCTTTACTCAGAAATCAGGACTTGGAACTATTTTGTCCAATTCCCAATTTACATTTTATGAAGGTAATGCGATTCATTACCTCTCTATAGCCATGATTCCTGGCAAGATAAATTTAGAACCTAAGTAAAATTTGAGTTGCTGATTATGGGTGAAGCAAAGCGTCGTAAAACCACACAGGGGGAAACATACGGTCAAGAGACTCGCATCTTGCCTTGGGTTCCCATCACAAAAACTCAAGCTGAACAATTTGTCAGTTGGACTACTCGCGGTGCCTGGATAGGCATTGGCCTTATGGTTGTAGGATGGGCAACTATCCGTTTTATTGGCCCAGCCTTCGGTTGGTGGCAAGTAGTCTCATAAATCCTGCTGTTAATCTTCTCGCTCCAAGAAACCTTGAATCTTACTCCCCTTTCCTTGTAAAGGACTTGCGTGAAAATAAAGTACCAATAAACCGAGTTTCGACACTTCGACTGCACTGAGCGCAGTCGAAGTGTCGAAACCCATCTGGTTGGGATACTTTAACCCGCAGATCCCTAAGCTATCTATTAGTCTTATTTTTAAGTGAGTTGTAGTTTTGTTGATAAAGATCCGGGTAATGGATAGCCCGCAAGCAAGAAGGGTATTAAAAGACAATATGGTTCAGTTAAGGTTTTTATAGCTAACTGAACCGTATTGCATTAAAAGGAGCCAGCGCGGTCTTTTCCCAAATGGAGAGGTAGCACAAAGGGGTTTGCCCAAGTGAACAGCTGGCGTGAGGGATACAATGACTTTGGCAATCATAACTATTACCCGCCGGACATGATTGCTAGGAATTACGAATTAGCCCGATCGCAATACACTTCACCAAAGCTATGATCGGCATAAATTTCAACCACTAGATCAACTGCTGTTGCATCTTTTACCAAGGGCTTGATAAATAATTCCGGGTGAAGCGATCGCCAAAAATAATTGACAAATTGCTCTATCTCTGCATTGCTCATCCCCGACTTACCCGCAGCAATCATCTGCTGTTCTGCCTGTTTGCGCCACTCCAAAGAACAGCGGTAATCGGTTGGATATAGCACAATTAAGCTGTCCAATCGATCCCACAGTGGTAAATAATCATGGAGGCGAAGATTCATATCACGAGCAAATGCTCTATCTTCATTTGTGACAATTGGCGGTGGTGCAGTATCAAATACATCTGTATTAATTGGTCGTACACCCACAAACCAACCTTCAAATAGTACAATATCTACACCTGTTACCATCTCTGGATTAGTGCGATCGCCAGCGCCTTTGTATGCAGATTTATCAAAGCGGGGAACCATAACTGAACTTTGCGACTGACGGATCTGATCTAGTACATCTAAGCCTAAATCTACATCGTGGGTTCCTGGTGGACCGCGCCAAATCAAGCGGGGATCTTGCTTTAAAACCAAGCGATCGCTGTAAGTTTTATATAAGTCATCCAAAGATAAACTCAGAGTCCGGTATCCCAACTGATTCAGAATCAAACTGAGAACTTTAGACATTGTGGTTTTACCAGTGCCTTGTCCTCCCAATATTCCCTGAATTAGAGGGCGTTCCAACTGTTGGCGCTGCGATGCTAGTTTGATCCCCAAAGGCAGCCACAAGTCCCACAATACCTGTAACATTTTCTTTGGTTCGATTTGGAGGGTAGTTTGGCAAAATTGGCTAAAAGCTGGGAGGACAGATTTTAATAAGTGCGATCGAAAAGCGATCGCTTCGTCGACATTTTCCGGCGCGATCCCAAAAGCTTTTGCCCTTAACTTATCTGCTAGTGCTGCTTCTCTTGCTTGCTGCTGCCAATTTTCAGTTACAGTTTCTGAAATTAAAATTTCACCCAGCCACAAACTCATAATTTCCCCTTATGCCCCTCTGCTCCCCTGCGCCTCCGCTCCCCTGCCTATTCTCACGATCCCAGCTTAAAGGCTTCGAGAAACAGGCTGTAGGTGAAACCAACTTTGAGGAGATTTAGTGAGTCTACAAAGAGCGATCGCCTAGTAAAAAAGCTCTGACTGTAAAATATTCTACTAGTAACTTCAGTTAACACAACTAAAAAACCAGCTACCACAATGTCTAATTCTGCCCGTTGACCAGCTGTAGTGGAAACTGCGTTTCCCAGAAAAAAACCAAACAAAAAACTAATTATCAGCAACGATAATCGCCGCCAAGGATTTAAAAACCATTGCCCCAAGCGTGTAGCAATGGCATCCAACAAGTTATTCAGACGAGTGTTTTGCATCAGATAGACTTCTGGGAAAAAGTCAAGATATCTTGAAATATCTTTATATTATTAAAAAATATATTGGTTGTAGCCTAAGCTTATTTGTTAATATTATAGATATATGCTGGGTTTCCAGCGTTGATTTAAATTTCACATCCTATCATCTTTAAGGAAGCACAAGCGGTTTCAAGGCTGCTTGTTCTAACCCAAGATGAAATATATTTATCATCTGGACTGGCAAAAGACACTTTGTTGTCTGTGCTAGTATTCTCACGATATTTTTATTTTTCTATACAAATACATTAGCTGGTTCGGTATCTAATTTTCTTGTTTTTATCCAAGCCTACGGTTAATACACAAAGCAATTAGTGTCTGTAACTGTTGTTTTTCAGTCATCAATGAAATAATTCCGTCCAAATATTTTCTACCCAAAATGATATTTATAATACATTGATGTGTCTAATCTGAATAAAATCTATCTTAAGCTACTTTTTATAATTGCCTTTCGTGATAATAGGCTACTATTTGGTCAAGCCTAGACAAAATATTTATTTCTAAAAACTATCAATATGAAATCTTTAGTGTATCGTAACGTCGGTGTTACAGCTTGTTGCTTGGGACTACTTGTTACTCTGGTGGGATGCTTTGGAGTGAGTGTATCCTTGGAGTCCACAAACCCAGATACATCTTCACAACTGCCAACTGAAACTCAAGAGTGGGAGACAACTTCCTCTAAACCTGTTTCACCTGAAAAAAGCATTTCCGCTAATCTATCTACTCCAACCAATAAAGTAGAACATAGTAGTAAAGAAAATACTTATCCTGTCTTAGCAGAGCGTGATAAATCAGCAACCAAAGCTAAGAATCAAGGGACTTTGCGGATGAGTAATCAAACAAATCAACCTGTACGCCTGACTCTACTGGCGCGACAGTCGGTAGCAAAAGGCTCTGGTACCAAACAGACTCAATATGATGTACCGGCACATTGGGATTTTGCTCCCCAAGAAGGTAGTGAGAAGGGACTGGTTCTATCCCTACCTCAGAATAATTTAAAGCTGGAAAAGGGAGATATTTTAGTTGCCTTCGCAGAAGATGGCTCCCGTCGTTATTGGGGTCCCTATGTTGTCGGTGAAACTCAATTACCTAAATGGAATTCCCAAAACAGAGAATGGCAACTAGTGCTGAGTCCATAATCTATAGCAATCAGAATTGAATTTTCTGTTTGAAAATGCGCTTATTAAGAGTTATGAAAAACTACAACCTGTAGGAGCAATTTATGTATTGCCCTACGTAAATCAAGCACAGCTTCAAATAGAATCGATATTAGGATTGCTAAATAGTTACCATAGATAACTTTTGCATTTAGTCTTGTAGATTGACTTTTGTTTCATTTATTTTTACTATTAAACCCCATTATGGTATAGGGCTAGAGTAAATACGCTCATCTGATGTTGCTAATAAATAGAGCAATCGGGGCAATCTCGGAAAAACAACTTATTAAGCGTGCTCATTACATTGTTTGAAGTTATGTAGCCTTTTGATTACGGCCTATCAAACACTGCGGTAAACTATGCGTTGATTATGATTCTTTCGCAGAGAAGAACACTCGAAAGGAGCGGTTTTTTCAATGTCTCATACCGTAAAAATCTACGATACCTGCATTGGCTGCACCCAATGCGTCCGCGCTTGCCCTACTGATGTACTTGAGATGGTTCCTTGGGATGGCTGTAAAGCTGCTCAAATTGCCTCTTCACCCCGTACAGAAGACTGCGTGGGCTGTAAGCGCTGCGAAACCGCTTGTCCCACCGACTTTTTGAGCATCCGGGTTTACCTGGGCGCTGAAACAACTCGCAGTATGGGTCTGGCTTACTAAAAAGCTGGTGCCGAGTGCTGAGTGCTGAGACAAAAAGAAGTAAATCAAAAAAACTAATTTCTTGATTCTTCACTCAGAACTCGGAACTCGGAACTCAAGACTTTGAAGTGTGTCAATATCAAGCACCTTTAGCATCGTAGAGTGGACACTACCTGCTTTACGAAATTTTAATTTTAGATTGGGGATAAAAATCTCTGGGTACTTAAATCCTAGAAGCGTATTTGTACTGTCAGGTCAAAAGCTGACTGTGAATCTGCTTTAAAAGCCCAAAATCCATAACAATACCTAGTGGTAGAGGGAGTAATATTACTCCCTTTTTTCTTTGCAAAACGTCGAGTTTGTGCTAAACACTATACTGGATTTAATTATCCTGAAAAAAAGCGGTGTGAACAATGTGCGGAATCGTTGGATATATAGGCACTCAAGCGGCGACAGACATTTTATTGGCTGGGCTGGAAAAACTAGAGTACAGGGGCTACGATTCTGCTGGAATCGCCACTGTTTGGGAAGGTGAAGTTAATTGTGTACGGGCAAAGGGCAAACTGCATAACCTACGCTCTAAACTAGAACAAATAGAAGCTCCTGCCCAGATTGGTATTGGTCACACTCGGTGGGCAACTCATGGTAAGCCAGAAGAATACAACGCCCATCCCCATTTAGATACGGCAAAGCGAGTGGCGGTGGTGCAAAATGGCATTATCGAAAATTACCGCGACTTACGCGAAGAACTCAAAGCAAAAGGACACCAGTTCGTTTCTGAAACTGATACTGAAGTAATTCCCCATCTCATAGCCGAATTTTTAAAGAATATTTCCCCCTCATCTTCCTCATCTCCCTTCTTGGAGGCAGTTCGCCAAGCTGTTAACCACTTACATGGGGCATTTGCGATCGCAGTTATTTCTGCTGACTACCCCGATGAATTGATTGTTGTCCGTCAACAAGCGCCTTTGGTAATTGGTTTTGGGCAAGGGGAATTCTTTTGTGCATCTGACACGCCAGCGATCGTTGCCTACACCCGTGCGGTGCTACCTTTAGAAAATGGCGAAATTGCCCGTCTCACTCCTTTAGGCGTTGAGATTTACAATTTTGCTGGCGATAGGTTGAAAAAACAACCCCGGCTGCTTAACTTCAATCCTGCAATGGTAGAAAAGCAGGGATTCAAACACTTCATGCTCAAAGAAATTCATGAGCAACCAGGAGTAGTAAGAGCTAGTTTAGATGCTTACTTTAATCCAGCCGAATCTACCGAATCGCCAATCAATCTTGGTTTACCTGCGGATTTATACAACGATTTAGAACAAATTCAGATCCTCGCCTGTGGTACCAGTTGGCACGCAGCATTAATCGGAAAATATTTAATCGAACAATTAGCAGAAATTTCAACTCAAGTACATTACGCTTCTGAATATCGCTATGCACCATCACCCGTGACGGCTAACACGTTGATTATCGGTGTTACCCAATCAGGCGAAACAGCCGATACTCTAGCAGCTTTGACGATGGAAAAAGAACGTCGCCAAGGGAGAGAACCTAAATATCAAGCGCGACTACTGGGTATTACTAATCGCCCCGAAAGCAGCCTTGGTCATCTAGTGCCCCATGTCATCAGTACCTTAGCGGGAATTGAAATTGGGGTAGCGGCGACAAAAACTTTTACTGCTCAACTGATGGCATTTTATGCTTTGGCATTGGATTTAGCCGCCCGTCGTCAGACCGTTTCAAAAGACACATTAGATAAAATTATTAACGGGTTGCGGCAGATTCCCAAAGAAATTGAGGCAACTTTGGAAAGTCAGGAACGTTTAACTGAACAGCTAGCCCATGAATTCGCCGAAACCCAAGATTTCATTTTTGTGGGAAGAGGAATTAACTTCCCTATTGCTTTAGAAGGGGCGTTGAAATTAAAAGAAATCAGCTATATTCACGCCGAAGGTTATCCGGCTGGAGAGATGAAGCATGGCCCGATCGCACTTTTAGATGCGAAAGTACCAGTAGTTGCGATCGCAATTCCTGGTAGTGTGTACGAAAAGGTTATTTCTAATGCCCAGGAAGCCAAAGCTAGAGATTCTCGCTTAATTGGCGTGACTCCTGTCAACGATGGCGAAGCTGCGGAAATCTTTAACGATCTTCTTCCCATCTCTCATGTAGAAGAATTACTTTCTCCGATTTTGACAGTAGTTCCCCTGCAATTATTGGCTTATCACATTGCCGCCCGTCGCGGTTTGGATGTCGATCAGCCTCGTAACCTTGCTAAAAGTGTTACTGTAGAATAGTATAATTTTATACTTGGCATCAATGTATAATGGCTTCTGAAGAAGTTCTATGGCTTGCAGAAGCCATTTTTGTGGCAATGAATTATAAGTATAATATATTTATCACTACTTAAGTAAGTATTCGCTGGATTTGCAGTAAAGGGTAAAATTATCCAAATGCGATCGCAAAAACCCGAATGTATATTTTTACAACGTCTTTATACTACAGACAAGTCTGTAAAAATTTGAACCGATAACATCCAAGTTAATTACATCTACCAACATTATGAGTGAAATCCACCTACGTCAAATAAAGTCATACCTTCAAAAAACATTTAATGGTTTGATTGACTTATCAGATTACCAAAATAAATCTGAAACAGACAGAGAGTTAATTTTTTTAACAAGAAGTCTAGCTGCATTTACTTTGATGGTTTTAGCTGATATCTCTCCTCAAGAAGCATCAAAGTCGATAATTGATGGTGGACAGGATAATGGAATAGATTCGCTTTATTTTGACAGGCGAGAAAAAATAATGTATGTATTACAGTCAAAATGGAAGCAAGACAGTAAAGGTAGTGTTAAAACAGATGAGGTAATGAAATTTACTAGAGGTTTTAAAGACTTGGTAAATGCTAGATATGACAGATTCAACTCAAAATTTAATAATAAAACTCTAGATATTGAAGAAGCGTTGAATGATGCAGGAACAAGATTTGAAATAATTCTTGTCTATTCAGGTCAAACTCCCTTAGCAGATGAACCAAAAAGAGAATTGGATGATCTATTAGGTGAGATGAACGATTCATCAGATATTGTTAGTATGAGAGTTTATAATCAGGCAAATATATATAATATTATATCTCAAGGAGCATCTGGCAATCCTATAAATTTAGATGTTTGCCTGTTTGAGTGGGGACAAACAAAAGAACCCTATCAATCATATTATGGACAAGTATCTGCTAGGGAAGTAGCTGATTGGTGGACTAAACATTCTCCTAAATTGTTCTCTTCAAATATTAGGCTTTTTGTAAAAGATAGTGAAGTTAATGAAGGTATTATCAATACACTAAAAAAAGAACCGGAAAAATTTTGGTATTATAACAATGGCATAACAGCTTTGTGTTCTAGTATTGGGAAAAAACCGCTTGGCGGTAGTGGAAGAGACACGGGCATATTTGAATGTAAAGATGTCAAAGTAGTTAATGGCGCTCAGACTGTTGGATCGATAGCAAGAGCATATCAAAATTCTCCTGAGCAAGTTGAAAAAGCAAGAGTTCTTATTCGTTTTATCTCCTTAGAAAATTGTCCTGAAGAATTTGCTACAGAAATTACTCGATTCAACAATACTCAGAACCGAATTGATCGTCGAGAATTTGTAGCTCTCGATCCAGATCAAGAAAGAATAAAAAATGAACTTCACTTAGAAGGAATTATTTATACTTATAAGTCAGGTGAATCAATCCCAGATGGAGAAAAAGGTTTTGATTTAAATGAAGCTACAATTAGTCGAGCGTGCAAACAGAATGAAGTTTCTTTCGCCACGCGAGTTAAAGATAAAATTGGTGTTTTATGGGAAGATATAGAAAAACCTCCATACAAAACTCTCTTTAATAGATCAGTAAATGGTTCTAACCTTTGGAAATTAGTTCAAATCTTAAGAGTAGTAGAGAATAAATTATCAGAAGTACAAAAACAACGAGATGGAAGAGAAAAGTTATTTGCTACTCATAGTAATCGTCTCATACTACACCTGGTTTATAAAGCCTTACCAGAGAATTTTTTTAGCATATCATCTGATTTAACCCCAGTACAAATTGATGATATTCAATCCATGACCTCAGAGTTTTTGGGTAGTATTATGAGTGAAAGTAGCAACCTATTCCCAACTTCCTATCCGGCAAATATATTCAGAAATGTCACAAAATGCCAGGAAATTGTGGAAAAAATTTTAAATTGAGGAGAATTACTGCGATCGCATCCCTCGCAAACTCAGGCTGTTGATTCAGCTTTGCACTTGGAATGCGATCGCACTCAATTAACGATCCCATCAAGGTCTATAATTATTGATTTTGATTATTTGAGACTACAGTACTAGTTTTGTCATTTTCTAGTTCTCTCATTAGAGAATCAAAACCACTAGCATTGTTTCCACCTTTAGACAATAAAGACTGAATTTTATTTATTATTGCACTCATATTGTCAGAGAAAAATCTACCAAGATTATTCACAAAGTTTTTCAGTTTCTCAAATATACTAATTTCTACAGTTGAGTACTTATTCACAATTGGATATACAACTTTTCCTTTTTCTGTTTCATAGTACTCTTGTTCAGGCATCAACATAGATGTAAGTGGTTGCACCTGTTTTGCCATATCTGCTTCAGTTCGTTTATGGCTGAGAAATAAAACATCGTAAACCTTTCCGTTCCAGCTAGCCCAATAATGGTTTTGGAAAAACCACCGCTTACCATCATCACAATTAGGCTTTTTGCCTTGGTATGGTGTAACTCCAGCTTCACTCAAAAAAGGTTTGGCAATGCTTTCAACTGTTATTTTCTCGATGCCAAAATATTCTTCTGCAACTTTTTTAAATGCACGGGCTAATGTCTGACAATCTCCTTCTGGAGAGCCTTTCAAGAGAGTTTCTTGGCTCTTGCTCACCATTGTGTATTGAAATTGGATATTGCCAAAGTTTTTGAATAGTTGTTCCAGG
The Nostoc punctiforme PCC 73102 genome window above contains:
- a CDS encoding AIPR family protein, whose translation is MSEIHLRQIKSYLQKTFNGLIDLSDYQNKSETDRELIFLTRSLAAFTLMVLADISPQEASKSIIDGGQDNGIDSLYFDRREKIMYVLQSKWKQDSKGSVKTDEVMKFTRGFKDLVNARYDRFNSKFNNKTLDIEEALNDAGTRFEIILVYSGQTPLADEPKRELDDLLGEMNDSSDIVSMRVYNQANIYNIISQGASGNPINLDVCLFEWGQTKEPYQSYYGQVSAREVADWWTKHSPKLFSSNIRLFVKDSEVNEGIINTLKKEPEKFWYYNNGITALCSSIGKKPLGGSGRDTGIFECKDVKVVNGAQTVGSIARAYQNSPEQVEKARVLIRFISLENCPEEFATEITRFNNTQNRIDRREFVALDPDQERIKNELHLEGIIYTYKSGESIPDGEKGFDLNEATISRACKQNEVSFATRVKDKIGVLWEDIEKPPYKTLFNRSVNGSNLWKLVQILRVVENKLSEVQKQRDGREKLFATHSNRLILHLVYKALPENFFSISSDLTPVQIDDIQSMTSEFLGSIMSESSNLFPTSYPANIFRNVTKCQEIVEKILN
- the glmS gene encoding glutamine--fructose-6-phosphate transaminase (isomerizing), producing MCGIVGYIGTQAATDILLAGLEKLEYRGYDSAGIATVWEGEVNCVRAKGKLHNLRSKLEQIEAPAQIGIGHTRWATHGKPEEYNAHPHLDTAKRVAVVQNGIIENYRDLREELKAKGHQFVSETDTEVIPHLIAEFLKNISPSSSSSPFLEAVRQAVNHLHGAFAIAVISADYPDELIVVRQQAPLVIGFGQGEFFCASDTPAIVAYTRAVLPLENGEIARLTPLGVEIYNFAGDRLKKQPRLLNFNPAMVEKQGFKHFMLKEIHEQPGVVRASLDAYFNPAESTESPINLGLPADLYNDLEQIQILACGTSWHAALIGKYLIEQLAEISTQVHYASEYRYAPSPVTANTLIIGVTQSGETADTLAALTMEKERRQGREPKYQARLLGITNRPESSLGHLVPHVISTLAGIEIGVAATKTFTAQLMAFYALALDLAARRQTVSKDTLDKIINGLRQIPKEIEATLESQERLTEQLAHEFAETQDFIFVGRGINFPIALEGALKLKEISYIHAEGYPAGEMKHGPIALLDAKVPVVAIAIPGSVYEKVISNAQEAKARDSRLIGVTPVNDGEAAEIFNDLLPISHVEELLSPILTVVPLQLLAYHIAARRGLDVDQPRNLAKSVTVE